The Cohaesibacter intestini genome segment AGGCCGGACAGTTTCAGGCCGGTCGCCCTGACCTTGATCACATCATAATCAGACATCACAAGCCGAGCCTTTCCATCAGGTTTTTGAGCCGGGTCATGGCAGCGGCCCGATCCGGTTTGAGCGTCAATTCCAGCTCAAGGCTGACATCAATCACCCGCCCGATCCCCCGACCGCTCAAATGCCGGTCAGACATCTCACACGAGGCGATTGTGTACCAGCCCATCACCGACCCATCCCCACGCGCCACAAAGACCGGCACCGCATTATCACACGCCTCCTCAAGCCCGGTGACCTCAGGAAAGCCACCAAGCTCGAAAGGCGCGATCTTGCCCTCAAGGGTGAATTTCTTGTCACCCTTGCCAATTTTCTCATGGGTCTGGCGACCGCCCAAGACGCCCTTGCGAGCGACCCGCGCGGTGGTCGATTGGGAGGCCCTCAAGCCGCCAAAGACCTGCCCCTTGATCACCACCCCATCAATGACAAATAGATCAGACATCACGCAAATTCCGAATTGTGAAAGCTGCTCATCTTTTGGTCACGCCAAAGCCGTTCGATCTCGGCCCGCACCGCCTGAGCAATCGCCGCCGGGTCCATCCCGCCGCCGCTGATTGTGATCTGAGGGGCAAAGA includes the following:
- a CDS encoding phage tail protein produces the protein MSDLFVIDGVVIKGQVFGGLRASQSTTARVARKGVLGGRQTHEKIGKGDKKFTLEGKIAPFELGGFPEVTGLEEACDNAVPVFVARGDGSVMGWYTIASCEMSDRHLSGRGIGRVIDVSLELELTLKPDRAAAMTRLKNLMERLGL